Proteins from a genomic interval of Papaver somniferum cultivar HN1 chromosome 4, ASM357369v1, whole genome shotgun sequence:
- the LOC113272709 gene encoding uncharacterized protein LOC113272709 — translation MTFKKNERHKVVVVCDNSMHGCPWRCTASQQEDGHTIKVVRLNDEHECVVGNRKQNKMADCRFISTELEDVFKCQKKSYTVGMVIREGWKRFQIDITYWVGWRARTIALEKIYGDYAGSYSLLPEMCRQILKNNKGSIASVSTDDADNSFTGLCITYKPFIDGFKKGCRPVIEIDDTHLKGKYGGVILAAIALDGNNGMYPLAIYVCQGEYRETWTAFLTIIKPLICEHEKPINFISDRQKGLVESVELLFPYNYHIYCFRHLWANLKKMYKDDHTRHLVWGTTKAYTKSEYRVWAKTLKKHDQGAYEKLHEADVHTWARSHFDEGSNCEHITNNFSESFNSWILKPREIPIVPMCENFHTKMMNLLYERRNKGKRWEK, via the exons ATGACTTTCAAGAAAAATGAGAGGCATAAAGTGGTAGTTGTTTGTGATAATTCTATGCATGGGTGTCCGTGGAGATGTACTGCATCACAACAAGAAGATGGTCATACAATAAAGGTTGTAAGACTAAATGATGAGCACGAATGCGTGGTTGGAAACCGAAAGCAAAACAAGATGGCTGATTGTAGATTTATTTCTACAGAATTGGAGGATGTATTTAAATGCCAAAAAAAGTCTTATacagttg GTATGGTTATCAGAGAGGGTTGGAAAAGGTTTCAGATTGATATTACATATTGGGTGGGCTGGAGGGCAAGGACAATTGCATTGGAGAAAATTTATGGCGATTATGCTGGATCTTACAGTCTTCTGCCAGAAATGTGTAGACAAATTCTGAAGAATAATAAAGGTTCAATTGCAAGTGTGTCAACTGATGATGCGGACAATAGTTTCACTGGGTTGTGTATTACCTACAAGCCTTTCATTGATGGGTTCAAAAAAGGTTGCAGACCTGTTATAGAAATAGATGACACTCACTTAAAAGGTAAGTATGGAGGTGTTATTCTTGCAGCTATAGCCTTAGATGGAAACAATGGAATGTATCCATTAGCAATTTATGTGTGTCAGGGAGAATATAGAGAAACTTGGACTGCATTTCTTACAATAATTAAGCCTTTAATTTGTGAGCATGAGAAACCCATCAATTTTATTTCGGATAGACAGAAAGGACTTGTAGAATCAGTTGAATTATTGTTCCCCTACAACTACCACATATATTGCTTTAGACATTTATGGGCGAACTTGAAAAAAATGTATAAGGATGATCACACTAGACACTTAGTATGGGGAACAACCAAAGCATATACAAAGTCTGAGTATAGAGTTTGGGCTAAGACTTTGAAAAAACATGATCAAGGTGCATATGAAAAACTGCATGAAGCAGATGTACACACTTGGGCACGATCACATTTCGATGAGGGTTCAAACTGTGAGCATATTACTAACAACTTCTCAGAAAGCTTTAATTCTTGGATTTTAAAGCCAAGAGAAATTCCCATAGTACCTATGTGTGAAAATTTTCATACAAAGATGATGAATCTGTTGTATGAGAGGAGGAATAAGGGCAAGAGATGGGAAAAATAA